A window from Branchiostoma floridae strain S238N-H82 chromosome 16, Bfl_VNyyK, whole genome shotgun sequence encodes these proteins:
- the LOC118403739 gene encoding ataxin-7-like protein 3, translating into MSEYSFDGSEDQESEDCQLVNYAPDVLSELVDDVILGLCFDVHRSCKMGTFFVDDVDPAELKEFEIVDQVGLDIFGQPVSSKKQYECECPNCGRTISANRFAPHLEKCMGMGRNSSRIASKRLQNTGKCESEGDDDDDNDWTYGEKKKKKKSDKKANSPRQSKPSKSSKNGDIPSVGSVGSEKSSGGYVNYEAMSIEERRTVLKQICGVISEHTKRMCTRSHRCPQHSDEQRRQVRLYLLGSAASSLLDDDVHVDIDGYEDSPVVSATGHHHPTNLPKRDHLGRFMSAQQVAAMAAGLPWDTASNSSPGSSVSSMRVVQQWETMGMTTTGPASNSSASASAPPPTKKKKSKKKEGHTHKKSKSKNPVLQQYDLH; encoded by the exons AACTATGCACCAGACGTCCTGAGTGAGCTGGTAGATGATGTCATCCTCGGGCTGTGCTTTGACGTTCACCGCTCCTGTAAGATGGGAACTTTCTTCGTGGATGACGTGGATCCTGC agaGCTCAAAGAATTTg AAATAGTGGACCAGGTTGGACTGGACATCTTTGGACAGCCGGTCTCGTCCAAGAAACAGTACGAGTGTGAGTGTCCGAACTGTGGCCGGACCATCTCGGCCAATCGGTTTGCTCCCCACCTGGAGAAGTGTATGGGGATGGGCAGAAACTCCAGCAGGATAGCCAGTAAAAG GCTCCAAAACACAGGCAAGTGTGAATCGGAAggtgacgatgatgatgacaatgactgGACATACggggaaaagaagaagaaaaagaaaagtgacAAA AAAGCGAACTCCCCTCGCCAATCCAAGCCGTCCAAATCCAGTAAAAATGGAGACATTCCAAGTGTAGGCAGTGTGGGGTCAGAAAAG TCGTCAGGAGGATATGTCAACTATGAGGCAATGAGTATTG AGGAGAGGAGGACAGTGCTGAAACAGATCTGTGGCGTGATTTCGGAGCACACCAAGAGGATGTGTACGCGGTCACACCGATGTCCGCAGCACTCGGACGAACAGAGACGACAGGTCAGACTGTACCTGCTCGGCAGTGCTGCTAG CTCCTTGTTAGATGATGATGTCCATGTAGACATTGATGGTTACGAGGACTCCCCAGTGGTGTCGGCCACCGGACACCACCACCCCACTAACCTGCCCAAGAGAGACCACCTGGGGAGGTTCATGTCAGCACAGCAGGTGGCTGCCATGGCGGCCGGGTTACCTTGGGATACAGCCTCCAACAGCTCCCCTGGCAGTTCAG TTTCCTCCATGAGGGTTGTCCAGCAGTGGGAGACAATGGGGATGACAACAACAGGGCCTGCCAGTAACA GTAGCGCTAGTGCTAGTGCACCCCCTCCTACTAAGAAGAAAAAGAGTAAGAAGAAAGAAGGACACACCCACAAGAAGTCCAAGTCCAAGAATCCCGTCTTGCAACAGTATGACCTTCATTGA
- the LOC118403727 gene encoding histone lysine acetyltransferase CREBBP-like isoform X5 yields the protein MYRPRSYGGHRHRRLLTPIRTARSLPDIQVYRHDPMPHRQIVEHQITSQVPPPPPPPPPQPVVQPIVNQMPQPIVNQVPPQPIVNQIPPQNPLIHNVYPPGPPETRNSAFLNRNDMVDMMMMQNAQMHQIVMQQMMFQHLPMKQPGLQQPQQVSMPVQVMQEPPAPVVVQAPGGGGKRPPSVHHHHHYSSVQQPAVQYQAAPQPQPVVSHITQLPPLQPRRIYRNIPPPPPPSATQTVGPDYQQPTVKTRTPVRKRSKKPPTPTPTPRQPTPVRPRTVTTPPKTKETPAPKPPTPQPPARKIPFPGPPALRKLRHIFYAAWFVAFLKAQQKKNREKRLEEEFLFGIHLKEAVSALHRIYLNPEGPVNEILRTAVLDGTIDTKRDARGTVVEFVDSRQAIPQICYIIENLTYNITEIMPDKGVLGTNKKASIFHLVQDRKTFPKGYFWQLERAELEFDALDRTVRVNKRRAAMLVIGMYLSRGLITTLLMKPLDYGLSTTMLDDVGERNLKLLATLFLNLVRRASVPAKEQPWPVPVELQRFIFSDEEMRQIYSNSKVKKSLEYAEKLLRDWAEEYVKRLMKARDPDDE from the exons CTACTAACGCCCATCCGAACTGCCCGGTCTCTGCCtgacatacag GTATACCGTCACGATCCGATGCCGCATAGACAGATAGTGGAGCATCAAATAACGTCACAGGTCCCTCCTCCACCACCTCCACCCCCTCCTCAACCAGTGGTACAGCCCATCGTAAACCAGATGCCGCAGCCAATAGTGAACCAAGTACCGCCACAGCCGATAGTCAACCAGATCCCACCACAGAACCCGCTCATTCACAACGTCTATCCGCCGGGACCGCCGGAGACCAGGAATTCTGCATTCTTGAATAGGAATG ACATGGTagacatgatgatgatgcagaACGCACAGATGCACCAGATCGTCATGCAGCAGATGATGTTCCAACACCTGCCCATGAAGCAGCCGGGGCTGCAGCAGCCGCAGCAGGTGTCCATGCCGGTGCAG GTGATGCAAGAACCGCCGGCGCCGGTAGTGGTCCAGGCCCCGGGAGGGGGAGGTAAGCGTCCCCCATccgtacatcatcatcatcactactcCTCCGTGCAGCAGCCGGCGGTGCAGTACCAGGCAGCGCCGCAACCACAGCCTGTCGTCAGTCACATCACACAACTCCCGCCGCTACAGCC GAGAAGGATATACCGAAACATCCCTCCACCCCCGCCTCCAAGCGCAACACAAACGGTTGGTCCCGACTACCAACAACCCACAG TTAAGACTAGAACACCCGTCAGAAAGCGCAGTAAGAAGCCGCCGACCCCTACACCGACACCACGTCAGCCCACACCTGTGAGACCAAGAACCGTCACCACACCGCCAAAAACTAAAG AAACGCCCGCACCAAAGCCACCCACACCACAGCCTCCAGCGAGAAAAATACCATTTCCCGGACCTC CTGCCCTCCGGAAGCTAAGACATATCTTCTACGCCGCGTGGTTTGTAGCTTTTCTTAAGGCGCAGCAGAAGAAG AATCGAGAGAAGAGATTAGAAGAAGAGTTCCTGTTTGGTATTCACCTAAAAGAAGCTGTGTCAGCATTGCATAGGATATACCTCAAT CCGGAAGGCCCTGTGAACGAGATCTTGAGAACGGCTGTCTTGGATGGAACCATAGACACAAAG CGGGATGCTCGTGGCACGGTTGTAGAGTTTGTTGACTCCAGACAAGCCATTCCACAGATCTGCTACATCATCGAAAATCTCACCTACAACATCACAGAGATCATG CCGGACAAGGGTGTTCTAGGAACCAACAAGAAAGCTTCGATTTTCCATTTGGTACAAGACAGGAAAACGTTCCCCAAAGGATATTTCTGGCAACTCGAAAGG GCTGAGCTGGAGTTTGACGCCCTTGATAGAACAGTTCGAGTCAATAAACGCAGAGCGGCCATGCTGGTCATTGGCATGTACTTGTCAAGGGGACTCATAACCACG TTGCTGATGAAACCACTGGACTACGGTCTATCCACTACGATGTTGGACGATGTTGGGGAGAGGAACTTGAAGCTGCTTGCCACACTCTTCCTAAATCTCGTCCGGAGGGCGTCAGTGCCAGCGAAGGAACAGCCTTGG CCAGTGCCAGTGGAATTGCAGCGCTTTATCTTCTCGGATGAAGAAATGCGGCAGATCTACAGCAACAGCAAAGTCAAGAAAAGTTTGGAGTATGCAGAG AAACTCTTGCGAGACTGGGCGGAGGAATACGTCAAGCGACTCATGAAGGCCAGAGATCCAGACGATGAGTGA